In Megalobrama amblycephala isolate DHTTF-2021 linkage group LG10, ASM1881202v1, whole genome shotgun sequence, one DNA window encodes the following:
- the nin gene encoding ninein isoform X3, with the protein MDGARDQYEERLKEVFESFDGSGLGSLSPEELTDLCRALQLEENTLNTLLHALLRDQISARVDFEQFKDALILVLSSTNTDDPEECLEQPDSPEVQPRFVKGSKRYGRRSAPEFIHTDTDSHTQAEDEEEKDEDAQENDDRTVPRKRERWNADMSISEEFEAEGQMHLWNPDEPSTPRGNALPLCDLEERLQDACHQLSLPINGMATLQQLHALCQHIGIEVGEDLLQGADESVMDVQEFISCIINHSKPPTPSVSTPYRQLKRHHSTQFDESGRRISCALSSTIGLQVFSDLDDGSGHAPVETLLYRWMEEGVDNSSEILQALDFNLEGKVNLSELTVALENELLNTKNSIHQAALVSFKAEIRHLLECVDLERREKERIRFDLDKAEKLKSQLASEVDDHHAAIERNNELNLRKLEQEYKESMTALRAELSREVELVQQQANQQREELEQEIGKMKDDEAFLREHLTLTIKENGRLESELIETTEKLVEAENQLNKVQKNLDGVMKEKFGDLDPDSAEFYLQEDRLRQLRRNYEEQCRELQDRIDELEAQLEEYQTSGHTPSTRPGLSLSDELASKSPDPGSQERQPLNMSLETEMLLEQHQQEMENIRALINEEKRSAEEERSRLSLQHQQEVQVLREEMARELERANRLEQEISALQTLHQQELHSLTQEAQEARSRADQLEAKVQVLEEKQTAHEEQSRVHAEEMSLRELKHQEVLEASLQEQRERLLEEKEKEEKRLMEQWKQEQKSYEEVLSAQLEEMQQRTEQECVELEKRLREEWEGERQELEESSKEAFQAVLDERERKLKEDWEREKQELEEISKETLQAVLEERLERERRLRQQWDEERASLENEHHALLLQRLQEEREHLRTQQEETDSIIIEHWGRERAQLEKQHEEALQACLEQERKRLQVEREEQERRWQQVLNEEQSRMEEAHREAMQELCAKHGEERERLGILLEKLRTDIAEQRSELETEFSQRLEEVEVRIYGDQEAVSERFQVDVHKLEQHYQSEIAALAQQHAADHASWEEESKAVTEEAEQKWKLLREALDLEREELKTERQCLELAHAQDIKALTDKNLQLQAELEAFVSAARTKEIELSRQLNELHNHVQDRMEAKDLLLAQAEQKATELEEMLKQAVDDFIQERVEMQRSLSALESRRGEVLSFTESMELIGTIQEGEEVLDRELKDERKALLAERDTLALRVVQLEGIVLQLTGNTEEHSAEPLGEPCIESNVEIHAEPNGDNCEETSKESTVQPFVEFNQDSCTKSTDDVSPKHLICEESFVNRDDEEEAGIMDKATNSEHGDPQKHRYPEIGVTNYITSNSCPDELDIADVESNNSGAETPDCACLKEEKEKTEENHSNPRVDGSEDALLSEEVQNAERNSAESQRDETLEIAEEDILNGTELEAQILVENEASDNQESLQHHESPSTDDTQIKYNCKPLEPETEDNPEVGNSIASLENEIRAFANEVCSLSTVDRELDKVADLRDVCIQEILDLQDTVMQYSKGAEGTSSKLQSPKQQDLDKENITHQVPNHFDQMAASIKDVQLAKLKVCFEQSIEENLLLVECNRKLKKRVKSLEGKMHVVLDLHKQQSPVLEETVRLKVENSKLKVLLQELDKQAKVPQWDSDSSDSSNNSSHNSQLKENIAAVAELEFFCMEFEKQNSQLRQALANLQDKSLRIHEQMQERRSEVCRLAKENFILRHKISTVREDDLRENQDDMRLQHMKQGKRSLQALRRQLSEPRRLGQQLEEENLLQQNADHVLRHALQEVMRQHDSSTNEKNGFCDREEIVSRTEKELLKSELNRCIEKVMSLDSSLQTLTQQNARLKSDLRITQQERDALKQEVISLHKQVQYANEKLLEVSVVSAGQQQGRRVWAELSGLMEAEHASLTDENQQLKRQMSEMSSELQTSKEQIHHLEALNVKQRGLVKTADQEKSALKRELEALHTQLLSTRNKAHLSAVLPSSPLQLPGEQRGQHHSDGPDFNMQDERELALLQMEERMREVELTLRNLKLLLQEKVSQLKEQLIRNSESDVLIKDLYVENAQLLKVLEKTEQRQKVAEKKNFLLEEKISSLNKIVRDLGPSPLTPAPYHFTRS; encoded by the exons ATGGATGGAGCGAGGGACCAGTATGAGGAACGATTGAAAGAGGTGTTTGAAAGTTTTGATGGCAGTGGTTTGGGCTCTCTGAGTCCTGAAGAACTGACCGATCTCTGCCGGGCCCTTCAGCTGGAGGAGAACACGCTGAACACACTCTTACACGCACTGCTGCGGGACCAGATCAGTGCACGG GTTGATTTTGAACAGTTTAAGGATGCTCTGATCCTCGTGTTATCAAGTACAAACACAGATGATCCAGAGGAATGTCTTGAACAGCCAG ATTCCCCAGAAGTCCAGCCACGCTTTGTAAAGGGCAGTAAGCGCTATGGCCGTCGCTCTGCTCCGGAGTTCATTCACACGGACACtgattcacacacacaggctgaagatgaggaggagaaggaTGAAGATGCTCAAGAGAACGATGACAGGACTGTACCCAGGAAACGTGAG cGCTGGAACGCTGACATGAGCATTTCTGAAGAGTTTGAAGCAGAAG GTCAGATGCACCTCTGGAACCCTGATGAGCCCAGCACACCACGAGGCAATGCACTGCCACTCTGTGACTTAGAGGAGCGGTTGCAGGATGCCTGCCATCAGCTCTCTCTACCCATAAACGGCATGGCCACACTGCAACAGCTACACGCACTCTGTCAGCACATAGGCATTGAG GTGGGTGAGGATCTGTTGCAGGGTGCTGATGAAAGCGTAATGGATGTGCAGGAGTTCATTTCATGCATAATAAACCACAGCAAACCACCCACACCATCAGTATCTACACCCTACAGACAATTAAAGAGACACCATTCCACTCAG TTTGACGAGTCGGGCCGAAGGATCTCATGTGCTTTGAGCAGTACAATCGGTCTGCAGGTGTTTTCAGATTTGGATGATGGATCGGGACATGCACCCGTGGAAACTCTGCTTTACAGGTGGATGGAAGAGGGAGTGGACAATAGCTCAGAGATCCTACAG GCTCTGGATTTTAATCTGGAAGGTAAAGTGAATCTGTCTGAGCTGACCGTTGCTCTAGAGAATGAGCTGCTGAACACTAAGAACTCAATCCACCAAGCGGCGCTAGTGAGCTTTAAGGCAGAAATCAGACATCTGCT TGAGTGTGTTGACCTGGAAAGGCGTGAGAAGGAGAGGATTCGCTTTGATCTGGACAAAGCAGAGAAACTGAAATCTCAGCTGGCGTCTGAAGTGGATGACCACCATGCTGCCATTGAACGCAATAATGAACTCAACCTTCG GAAATTGGAGCAGGAATATAAAGAGAGTATGACTGCTCTGAGGGCAGAGCTAAGTAGAGAGGTGGAGCTTGTGCAGCAGCAGGCCAATCAGCAACGAGAAGAGCTTGAACAGGAAATTGGCAAGATGAAAGATGATGAAGCCTTCCTACGAGAACACCTAACTCTCACCATTAAA GAAAATGGTCGCCTGGAGTCAGAGCTTATTGAGACCACAGAAAAACTGGTAGAGGCTGAAAACCAGCTGAACAAAGTGCAGAAAAATCTGGATGGTGTTATGAAAGAGAAG TTTGGTGATTTGGATCCAGACAGTGCAGAGTTTTACCTACAGGAGGACCGTCTCCGACAGCTGCGCAGGAACTATGAGGAGCAGTGCAGG GAGCTGCAGGATCGTATAGATGAACTGGAAGCTCAGCTGGAGGAATATCAGACTTCGGGTCACACACCCTCAACACGTCCCGGACTAAGTCTGTCTGATGAACTGGCCAGCAAGAGTCCAGACCCAG GTTCTCAAGAACGGCAGCCATTAAACATGAGTCTAGAGACAGAGATGTTACTGGAGCAGCACCAACAAGAGATGGAAAACATCAGGGCATTG ATTAATGAAGAAAAACGTAGTGCAGAAGAGGAGAGAAGTCGTCTCTCCCTGCAGCACCAACAGGAGGTGCAGGTTTTGAGGGAAGAGATGGCAAGAGAACTAGAGAGAGCGAATAGATTGGAGCAGGAAATTTCTGCCCTCCAAACTCTCCACCAGCAGGAGCTTCACTCTCTCACGCAGGAGGCGCAGGAAGCCAGAAGCCGTGCAGACCAGCTGGAAGCGAAGGTGCAAGTTCTGGAGGAGAAACAGACTGCCCATGAGGAGCAGAGCAGAGTGCATGCTGAGGAGATGAGTTTGAGGGAGTTGAAGCACCAAGAGGTGCTGGAGGCAAGTCTGCAGgagcagagagagagattgcTAGAAGAGAAGGAAAAGGAGGAGAAGAGGCTCATGGAACAGTGGAAACAAGAGCAGAAGAGCTATGAGGAGGTGCTAAGTGCTCAGCTTGAGGAGATGCAGCAGAGAACTGAACAAGAGTGTGTTGAGCTGGAAAAGAGGCTCAGGGAGGAGTGGGAAGGAGAGAGGCAGGAGCTAGAGGAGAGCAGTAAGGAGGCATTTCAGGCTGTGCTGGATGAGAGAGAACGGAAGCTCAAGGAGGACTGGGAAAGGGAGAAGCAGGAGCTAGAGGAGATCAGTAAGGAGACGCTGCAGGCCGTGCTGGAGGAGAGGTTGGAGAGGGAAAGGAGGCTCAGGCAGCAGTGGGATGAGGAGCGGGCTTCATTAGAGAACGAACATCACGCTCTGCTACTACAGCGTTTGCAGGAAGAGAGGGAACACCTCCGAACACAGCAGGAGGAGACCGATAGCATTATAATTGAGCACTGGGGTAGAGAGAGGGCTCAGCTGGAGAAACAACATGAGGAGGCGCTGCAGGCCTGTTTGGAGCAGGAGAGAAAGAGACTGCAAGTGGAGAGAGAGGAGCAGGAGAGGAGGTGGCAGCAGGTGCTGAATGAAGAGCAGAGCCGGATGGAGGAGGCTCACAGGGAGGCCATGCAGGAGCTGTGTGCCAAACACGGCGAGGAGAGGGAAAGACTTGGCATCCTTTTGGAGAAACTACGCACAGACATTGCAGAACAGAG GAGTGAGCTGGAGACAGAATTCTCTCAGCGACTTGAAGAGGTGGAGGTCCGTATCTATGGTGACCAGGAGGCAGTGTCTGAGCGTTTTCAGGTGGATGTACATAAACTTGAGCAACATTACCAAAGTGAAATTGCAGCACTTGCCCAACAGCATGCTGCAGATCATGCCTCCTGGGAAGAGGAGTCAAAGGCAGTCACCGAGGAGGCGGAGCAAAAGTGGAAGCTGTTGAGGGAGGCGCTGGACCTAGAGAGGGAGGAGCTCAAAACGGAGCGTCAATGCCTTGAACTTGCACACGCACAAGATATTAAAGCTCTGACAGACAAGAACCTACAACTTCAGGCCGAATTGGAGGCTTTTGTCAGTGCTGCTCGAACTAAAGAGATTGAGCTGAGCCGTCAACTCAATGAGCTGCACAACCATGTGCAGGACAGGATGGAGGCCAAAGACCTGCTGCTGGCACAAGCAGAGCAGAAagccactgagctggaagagaTGCTGAAGCAGGCCGTGGATGACTTCATCCAGGAGCGAGTAGAGATGCAAAGGAGTCTGTCTGCTTTGGAGAGCAGGCGAGGGGAAGTACTTTCTTTCACTGAGAGCATGGAGCTGATAGGCACAATCCAAGAGGGTGAGGAGGTCCTCGATCGGGAATTAAAGGATGAGAGAAAGGCTCTGCTTGCAGAGAGAGACACATTGGCATTGAGAGTGGTGCAGTTGGAAGGAATTGTGTTGCAGTTGACCGGAAACACTGAAGAACATTCGGCAGAACCGTTGGGGGAACCTTGCATAGAGTCTAATGTAGAAATCCACGCAGAGCCCAATGGAGACAACTGTGAAGAAACttccaaagaatccacagtacAACCCTTTGTTGAATTCAACCAAGACTCCTGCACAAAATCTACTGATGATGTCAGTCCAAAGCACCTGATATGTGAGGAGTCTTTTGTAAACCGAGATGATGAAGAGGAAGCAGGCATAATGGATAAAGCTACTAACTCTGAGCATGGTGATCCACAAAAACACAGATACCCAGAGATTGGAGTTACAAACTATATAACTTCGAATTCTTGTCCTGATGAATTAGACATTGCTGATGTAGAATCTAACAATAGTGGAGCAGAAACCCCTGATTGTGCCTGTCTTaaagaagagaaagaaaagacTGAGGAGAATCATAGTAATCCTAGAGTGGATGGTTCTGAAGATGCATTGTTGAGCGAAGAGGTGCAGAATGCTGAGAGGAATAGTGCAGAGTCTCAAAGAGATGAGACTTTGGAGATTGCTGAGGAGGATATTTTGAATGGCACAGAATTAGAAGCTCAAATCTTGGTTGAGAATGAAGCTTCCGATAACCAGGAAAGCTTGCAACATCATGAATCTCCAAGCACAGATGACACACAGATCAAATACAATTGTAAACCACTTGAACCTGAGACTGAAGACAATCCAGAGGTTGGTAACAGCATTGCAAGTCTTGAGAATGAAATCAGGGCTTTTGCAAATGAGGTTTGTAGCCTATCTACTGTTGACAGAGAACTGGACAAAGTTGCGGATCTGAGAGATGTGTGCATTCAGGAGATCCTGGATCTTCAAGACACAGTGATGCAGTACAGCAAAGGTGCAGAAGGAACTAGCTCTAAGTTGCAGAGCCCTAAACAGCAGGATCTGGATAAAGAGAATATCACACATCAAGTACCAAATCATTTTGACCAAATGGCAGCCTCAATCAAAGATGTGCAACTTGCCAAGCTAAAGGTCTGCTTTGAGCAAAGCATCGAAGAGAACTTGCTGCTTGTGGAGTGCAACAGAAAACTGAAAAAGAGAGTCAAAAGTCTGGAGGGTAAGATGCATGTAGTCCTGGACCTCCACAAGCAGCAGTCACCCGTCCTGGAAGAGACCGTACGACTCAAAGTGGAGAATTCCAAACTGAAGGTACTTCTCCAAGAACTTGATAAACAGGCTAAGGTGCCGCAGTGGGACTCGGACTCTTCCGATTCTTCAAACAACTCATCCCACAACTCCCAGCTGAAAGAGAATATTGCTGCTGTAGCAGAGCTTGAATTCTTCTGCATGGAGTTTGAGAAGCAGAACTCACAACTACGGCAAGCACTTGCTAATCTGCAGGACAAATCTCTGAGGATCCATGAGCAAATGCAGGAGCGGAG GAGTGAAGTTTGTCGTCTGGCTAAAGAGAACTTCATTCTGAGGCACAAAATCTCAACAGTGAGGGAGGATGACCTGAGAGAGAACCAGGACGATATGCG ATTACAACACATGAAGCAAGGGAAGAGATCGCTACAAGCTCTCAGGAGACAG CTCTCAGAGCCTCGTCGCCTGGGACAGCAGCTAGAGGAGGAGAATTTATTGCAGCAGAATGCAGATCATGTGCTTCGACATGCGCTCCAGGAAGTGATGCGTCAACACGATAGCTCAACCAATGAGAAGAATGGG TTTTGTGATCGGGAGGAGATTGTTTCCAGAACAGAAAAGGAACTGCTTAAATCAGAACTCAATCGGTGCATAGAAAAG GTCATGTCACTGGACTCCTCTCTACAGACACTCACTCAGCAGAACGCTCGTCTCAAATCTGACCTACGCATCACCCAACAAGAAAGAGATGCTCTCAAACAGGAAGTGATTTCTTTGCACAAACAAGTGCAATATGCCAATGAGAAG TTGTTGGAGGTCTCTGTTGTGTCTGCTGGTCAGCAGCAGGGAAGGCGTGTGTGGGCGGAGCTTTCTGGGCTGATGGAGGCGGAGCATGCTTCACTAACTGACGAGAACCAACAACTCAAGCGACAGATGAGCGAGATGAGCTCAGAGCTGCAGACGTCAAAGGAGCAG ATCCACCATCTGGAGGCATTAAATGTGAAACAGAGAGGACTCGTGAAAACTGCAGATCAAGAAAAATCAGCTTTGAAACGTGAACTCGAGGCTCTGCACACACAGCTGCTATCAACGCGGAACAAG GCTCATCTGTCTGCAGTCTTGCCTTCATCTCCTCTACAGTTGCCGGGGGAACAGAGAGGACAGCACCATAGCGACGGCCCAGACTTCAACATGCAG
- the nin gene encoding ninein isoform X2 codes for MDGARDQYEERLKEVFESFDGSGLGSLSPEELTDLCRALQLEENTLNTLLHALLRDQISARVDFEQFKDALILVLSSTNTDDPEECLEQPDSPEVQPRFVKGSKRYGRRSAPEFIHTDTDSHTQAEDEEEKDEDAQENDDRTVPRKRERWNADMSISEEFEAEGQMHLWNPDEPSTPRGNALPLCDLEERLQDACHQLSLPINGMATLQQLHALCQHIGIEVGEDLLQGADESVMDVQEFISCIINHSKPPTPSVSTPYRQLKRHHSTQFDESGRRISCALSSTIGLQVFSDLDDGSGHAPVETLLYRWMEEGVDNSSEILQALDFNLEGKVNLSELTVALENELLNTKNSIHQAALVSFKAEIRHLLECVDLERREKERIRFDLDKAEKLKSQLASEVDDHHAAIERNNELNLRKLEQEYKESMTALRAELSREVELVQQQANQQREELEQEIGKMKDDEAFLREHLTLTIKENGRLESELIETTEKLVEAENQLNKVQKNLDGVMKEKFGDLDPDSAEFYLQEDRLRQLRRNYEEQCRELQDRIDELEAQLEEYQTSGHTPSTRPGLSLSDELASKSPDPGSQERQPLNMSLETEMLLEQHQQEMENIRALINEEKRSAEEERSRLSLQHQQEVQVLREEMARELERANRLEQEISALQTLHQQELHSLTQEAQEARSRADQLEAKVQVLEEKQTAHEEQSRVHAEEMSLRELKHQEVLEASLQEQRERLLEEKEKEEKRLMEQWKQEQKSYEEVLSAQLEEMQQRTEQECVELEKRLREEWEGERQELEESSKEAFQAVLDERERKLKEDWEREKQELEEISKETLQAVLEERLERERRLRQQWDEERASLENEHHALLLQRLQEEREHLRTQQEETDSIIIEHWGRERAQLEKQHEEALQACLEQERKRLQVEREEQERRWQQVLNEEQSRMEEAHREAMQELCAKHGEERERLGILLEKLRTDIAEQRSEVCRLAKENFILRHKISTVREDDLRENQDDMRLQHMKQGKRSLQALRRQLSEPRRLGQQLEEENLLQQNADHVLRHALQEVMRQHDSSTNEKNGFCDREEIVSRTEKELLKSELNRCIEKVMSLDSSLQTLTQQNARLKSDLRITQQERDALKQEVISLHKQVQYANEKLLEVSVVSAGQQQGRRVWAELSGLMEAEHASLTDENQQLKRQMSEMSSELQTSKEQIHHLEALNVKQRGLVKTADQEKSALKRELEALHTQLLSTRNKAHLSAVLPSSPLQLPGEQRGQHHSDGPDFNMQDERELALLQMEERMREVELTLRNLKLLLQEKVSQLKEQLIRNSESDVLIKDLYVENAQLLKVLEKTEQRQKVAEKKNFLLEEKISSLNKIVRDLGPSPLTPAPYHFTRS; via the exons ATGGATGGAGCGAGGGACCAGTATGAGGAACGATTGAAAGAGGTGTTTGAAAGTTTTGATGGCAGTGGTTTGGGCTCTCTGAGTCCTGAAGAACTGACCGATCTCTGCCGGGCCCTTCAGCTGGAGGAGAACACGCTGAACACACTCTTACACGCACTGCTGCGGGACCAGATCAGTGCACGG GTTGATTTTGAACAGTTTAAGGATGCTCTGATCCTCGTGTTATCAAGTACAAACACAGATGATCCAGAGGAATGTCTTGAACAGCCAG ATTCCCCAGAAGTCCAGCCACGCTTTGTAAAGGGCAGTAAGCGCTATGGCCGTCGCTCTGCTCCGGAGTTCATTCACACGGACACtgattcacacacacaggctgaagatgaggaggagaaggaTGAAGATGCTCAAGAGAACGATGACAGGACTGTACCCAGGAAACGTGAG cGCTGGAACGCTGACATGAGCATTTCTGAAGAGTTTGAAGCAGAAG GTCAGATGCACCTCTGGAACCCTGATGAGCCCAGCACACCACGAGGCAATGCACTGCCACTCTGTGACTTAGAGGAGCGGTTGCAGGATGCCTGCCATCAGCTCTCTCTACCCATAAACGGCATGGCCACACTGCAACAGCTACACGCACTCTGTCAGCACATAGGCATTGAG GTGGGTGAGGATCTGTTGCAGGGTGCTGATGAAAGCGTAATGGATGTGCAGGAGTTCATTTCATGCATAATAAACCACAGCAAACCACCCACACCATCAGTATCTACACCCTACAGACAATTAAAGAGACACCATTCCACTCAG TTTGACGAGTCGGGCCGAAGGATCTCATGTGCTTTGAGCAGTACAATCGGTCTGCAGGTGTTTTCAGATTTGGATGATGGATCGGGACATGCACCCGTGGAAACTCTGCTTTACAGGTGGATGGAAGAGGGAGTGGACAATAGCTCAGAGATCCTACAG GCTCTGGATTTTAATCTGGAAGGTAAAGTGAATCTGTCTGAGCTGACCGTTGCTCTAGAGAATGAGCTGCTGAACACTAAGAACTCAATCCACCAAGCGGCGCTAGTGAGCTTTAAGGCAGAAATCAGACATCTGCT TGAGTGTGTTGACCTGGAAAGGCGTGAGAAGGAGAGGATTCGCTTTGATCTGGACAAAGCAGAGAAACTGAAATCTCAGCTGGCGTCTGAAGTGGATGACCACCATGCTGCCATTGAACGCAATAATGAACTCAACCTTCG GAAATTGGAGCAGGAATATAAAGAGAGTATGACTGCTCTGAGGGCAGAGCTAAGTAGAGAGGTGGAGCTTGTGCAGCAGCAGGCCAATCAGCAACGAGAAGAGCTTGAACAGGAAATTGGCAAGATGAAAGATGATGAAGCCTTCCTACGAGAACACCTAACTCTCACCATTAAA GAAAATGGTCGCCTGGAGTCAGAGCTTATTGAGACCACAGAAAAACTGGTAGAGGCTGAAAACCAGCTGAACAAAGTGCAGAAAAATCTGGATGGTGTTATGAAAGAGAAG TTTGGTGATTTGGATCCAGACAGTGCAGAGTTTTACCTACAGGAGGACCGTCTCCGACAGCTGCGCAGGAACTATGAGGAGCAGTGCAGG GAGCTGCAGGATCGTATAGATGAACTGGAAGCTCAGCTGGAGGAATATCAGACTTCGGGTCACACACCCTCAACACGTCCCGGACTAAGTCTGTCTGATGAACTGGCCAGCAAGAGTCCAGACCCAG GTTCTCAAGAACGGCAGCCATTAAACATGAGTCTAGAGACAGAGATGTTACTGGAGCAGCACCAACAAGAGATGGAAAACATCAGGGCATTG ATTAATGAAGAAAAACGTAGTGCAGAAGAGGAGAGAAGTCGTCTCTCCCTGCAGCACCAACAGGAGGTGCAGGTTTTGAGGGAAGAGATGGCAAGAGAACTAGAGAGAGCGAATAGATTGGAGCAGGAAATTTCTGCCCTCCAAACTCTCCACCAGCAGGAGCTTCACTCTCTCACGCAGGAGGCGCAGGAAGCCAGAAGCCGTGCAGACCAGCTGGAAGCGAAGGTGCAAGTTCTGGAGGAGAAACAGACTGCCCATGAGGAGCAGAGCAGAGTGCATGCTGAGGAGATGAGTTTGAGGGAGTTGAAGCACCAAGAGGTGCTGGAGGCAAGTCTGCAGgagcagagagagagattgcTAGAAGAGAAGGAAAAGGAGGAGAAGAGGCTCATGGAACAGTGGAAACAAGAGCAGAAGAGCTATGAGGAGGTGCTAAGTGCTCAGCTTGAGGAGATGCAGCAGAGAACTGAACAAGAGTGTGTTGAGCTGGAAAAGAGGCTCAGGGAGGAGTGGGAAGGAGAGAGGCAGGAGCTAGAGGAGAGCAGTAAGGAGGCATTTCAGGCTGTGCTGGATGAGAGAGAACGGAAGCTCAAGGAGGACTGGGAAAGGGAGAAGCAGGAGCTAGAGGAGATCAGTAAGGAGACGCTGCAGGCCGTGCTGGAGGAGAGGTTGGAGAGGGAAAGGAGGCTCAGGCAGCAGTGGGATGAGGAGCGGGCTTCATTAGAGAACGAACATCACGCTCTGCTACTACAGCGTTTGCAGGAAGAGAGGGAACACCTCCGAACACAGCAGGAGGAGACCGATAGCATTATAATTGAGCACTGGGGTAGAGAGAGGGCTCAGCTGGAGAAACAACATGAGGAGGCGCTGCAGGCCTGTTTGGAGCAGGAGAGAAAGAGACTGCAAGTGGAGAGAGAGGAGCAGGAGAGGAGGTGGCAGCAGGTGCTGAATGAAGAGCAGAGCCGGATGGAGGAGGCTCACAGGGAGGCCATGCAGGAGCTGTGTGCCAAACACGGCGAGGAGAGGGAAAGACTTGGCATCCTTTTGGAGAAACTACGCACAGACATTGCAGAACAGAG GAGTGAAGTTTGTCGTCTGGCTAAAGAGAACTTCATTCTGAGGCACAAAATCTCAACAGTGAGGGAGGATGACCTGAGAGAGAACCAGGACGATATGCG ATTACAACACATGAAGCAAGGGAAGAGATCGCTACAAGCTCTCAGGAGACAG CTCTCAGAGCCTCGTCGCCTGGGACAGCAGCTAGAGGAGGAGAATTTATTGCAGCAGAATGCAGATCATGTGCTTCGACATGCGCTCCAGGAAGTGATGCGTCAACACGATAGCTCAACCAATGAGAAGAATGGG TTTTGTGATCGGGAGGAGATTGTTTCCAGAACAGAAAAGGAACTGCTTAAATCAGAACTCAATCGGTGCATAGAAAAG GTCATGTCACTGGACTCCTCTCTACAGACACTCACTCAGCAGAACGCTCGTCTCAAATCTGACCTACGCATCACCCAACAAGAAAGAGATGCTCTCAAACAGGAAGTGATTTCTTTGCACAAACAAGTGCAATATGCCAATGAGAAG TTGTTGGAGGTCTCTGTTGTGTCTGCTGGTCAGCAGCAGGGAAGGCGTGTGTGGGCGGAGCTTTCTGGGCTGATGGAGGCGGAGCATGCTTCACTAACTGACGAGAACCAACAACTCAAGCGACAGATGAGCGAGATGAGCTCAGAGCTGCAGACGTCAAAGGAGCAG ATCCACCATCTGGAGGCATTAAATGTGAAACAGAGAGGACTCGTGAAAACTGCAGATCAAGAAAAATCAGCTTTGAAACGTGAACTCGAGGCTCTGCACACACAGCTGCTATCAACGCGGAACAAG GCTCATCTGTCTGCAGTCTTGCCTTCATCTCCTCTACAGTTGCCGGGGGAACAGAGAGGACAGCACCATAGCGACGGCCCAGACTTCAACATGCAG